One Coccinella septempunctata chromosome X, icCocSept1.1, whole genome shotgun sequence genomic window carries:
- the LOC123322077 gene encoding uncharacterized protein LOC123322077, with protein MSFYDILGSDGELDSKLDMDNIDMSIDYSTPEELLSSEFFTSCQSFGDPVSAEQGKCQDVINFEDDIKFLSENSSSPEVIYSPRSIASESEKSSIIESADESVSSIANHPIEETDESLIMSFLDQNGSIKIINTPNKPTNPVIKRNKLTKIVVQTPNNNRKILVTKPMHPNQMKTTNVKSNKKILKVHNITSNGRSVLLPLHMNSFKILNASDLKTENFKVTSSTGDNTFTQCRIKPLSPESEDEVDIVSSTESQHPALNLTNEEKRLLSKEGIKLPSHYPLTKNEERELKRIRRKIRNKISAQDSRKRKKEYVDGLEERVKRSSEEKKFLLHRIKQLQRQNNKLMSHFSKLQELLFKSSTSKATPSTCVMVVLLSALLVSLPNIRLPQKEMSEAEQGARRALLSSQIDEDLHLDEFLIFKDDIELPSEMMESENITEKELSTLLNSAEKGWNEKKSIFSQVIENVSRWLGKEKNLPSKPIFAEPDIDEGPPPKRMRLDLNLDRFSSVDFENTPLDPKLDMVATMFTIQDTKKK; from the exons ATGAGTTTCTACGACATTTTGGGTAGCGATGGGGAGCTGGATTCAAAGTTAGACATGGATAACATCGATATGTCCATCGATTATAGTACGCCAGAGGAGTTATTG TCATCCGAATTTTTTACCTCCTGCCAATCGTTTGGAGATCCTGTCTCTGCAGAACAAGGGAAATGTCAAGATGTAATAAATTTCGAGGACGATATAAAGTTCCTTAGTGAAAATAGCTCCAGTCCAGAGGTAATTTATTCTCCAAGAAGTATAGCTTCAGAAAGTGAAAAAAGCAGCATTATTGAGTCAGCAGATGAAAG TGTTTCTTCTATCGCAAATCACCCTATTGAAGAAACGGACGAATCGCTAATAATGTCTTTCTTGGACCAAAATGGAAGCATCAAAATTATAAATACTCCTAATAAACCTACAAACCCAGTCATAAAGCGAAATAAATTGACGAAAATTGTGGTACAAACTCCTAATAACAACAGAAAGATTCTAGTTACAAAGCCTATGCATCCTA ATCAGATGAAAACTACAAATGTGAAATCTAACAAAAAGATACTCAAAGTACATAATATCACCTCTAATGGCCGTTCTGTACTCCTTCCCCTCCATATGAACTCTTTCAAAATTCTGAATGCCAGTGACTTGAAAACCGAAAACTTTAAAGTCACTTCTTCAACTGGCGATAACACATTTACACAATGCAGAATTAAACCACTCTCTCCTGAGTCTGAAG ATGAAGTTGATATAGTTTCATCTACTGAAAGCCAACATCCAGCACTGAATCttacaaatgaagaaaaaaggctTCTTTCTAAAGAAGGAATCAAACTTCCATCTCATTATCCACTAACTAAGAATGAAGAGAGAGAATTGAAGAGAATAAGAAGAAAGATTAGGAACAAAATTTCTGCACAAGATTCACGAAAACGTAAAAAGGAATATGTGGATGGATTAGAAGAAAG AGTCAAAAGGAGTTCTGAAGAGAAAAAATTCCTGTTACACCGAATAAAACAGCTTCAAAGACAAAACAACAAATTAATGTCTCACTTCTCCAAGCTGCAGGAGCTCCTTTTTAAATCATCAACATCAAAGGCTACTCCAAGTACATGTGTTATGGTTGTTCTTCTGTCTGCCCTTTTGGTTTCTTTACCAAACATTCGTTTGCCTCAAAAGGAAATGAGTGAAGCTGAACAAGGTGCTCGGAGGGCCTTATTGTCTAGTCAGATAGACGAAGATCTACACTTGgatgaatttttgattttcaaggATGATATAGAATTACCATCTGAAATGATGGAATCGGAAAATATTACTgagaag gagTTGTCTACTTTGCTGAATAGTGCAGAGAAAGGTTGGAATGAGAAGAAGAGTATTTTCAGTCAAGTTATTGAGAATGTAAGCAGGTGGCTTGGCAAGGAAAAAAATTTGCCATCAAAACCCATTTTCGCTGAGCCAGACATCGATGAAGGGCCTCCACCGAAAAGAATGCGTTTAGATCTCAATTTAGATAGGTTTTCTTCTGTTGATTTTGAAAATACTCCTTTGGATCCAAAGTTAGACATGGTTGCAACGATGTTCACGATACAAGATAccaagaaaaaatga